From a region of the Zingiber officinale cultivar Zhangliang chromosome 4B, Zo_v1.1, whole genome shotgun sequence genome:
- the LOC121974917 gene encoding probable enoyl-CoA hydratase 2, mitochondrial isoform X1: protein MCPFHSLYIRSSLNGLRRTKPASVAAATAPLLHRFGSRRGLIIQTLAEMVKLERLTDLDSGIVELKLDRPEAKNAIGNAMLQGLQNALKTIGNDSSTNVVVISSSVPRVFCAGADLKERKLMTTSEVRQFVNSLRSTFLSLEFLSVPTIAVIEGAALGGGLELALSCDLRVCGEESTFSLPETGLAIIPGAGGSQRLPRIVGRSAAKELIFTGRRINGKEALSMGLVSYCVPSGEAHAKAMHVARDINQKGPLAIRMAKQAIDTGTELAMSSALKVEEECYEQLLNTEDRLEGLAAFAEKRKPKYLGK from the exons atgtgtCCATTTCATTCCCTTTACATCCGCTCCTCTCTCAATGGCCTCCGGCGAACCAAACCTGCCTCCGTGGCTGCGGCGACGGCGCCACTTCTCCACCGTTTTGGCTCTCGGCGGGGCCTAATCATCCAGACACTGGCGGAGATGGTCAAACTTGAGCGCCTCACCGACTTGGATTCGG GAATCGTCGAGCTGAAGCTGGACAGGCCGGAGGCGAAGAACGCGATCGGGAACGCGATGCTTCAGGGCTTGCAGAATGCACTCAAGACCATTGGAAATGACTCTTCCACCAATGTGGTCGTCATTTCAAGTTCGGTTCCTAGGGTTTTCTGCGCCGGGGCCGATCTGAAG GAGCGGAAGCTGATGACTACTTCCGAAGTTCGGCAGTTCGTTAACTCTTTACGATCAACATTCTTGTCCTTGGAG TTTCTCTCTGTTCCTACTATTGCTGTTATTGAAGGAGCAGCATTAGGTGGTGGGCTAGAACTGGCTCTTTCATGCGATCTTCGTGTGTGTG GAGAAGAATCAACATTTAGCTTGCCGGAAACTGGTCTTGCAATAATACCTGG AGCTGGTGGAAGCCAACGTCTGCCTAGAATAGTGGGGAGATCGGCAGCTAAGGAGCTAATATTCACAGGTCGAAGGATCAATGGCAAAGAAGCCTTGTCTATGG GACTTGTTAGTTACTGTGTTCCTTCTGGAGAAGCTCACGCAAAGGCTATGCACGTTGCCCGGGATATTAACCAGAAA GGTCCATTGGCAATAAGGATGGCGAAGCAAGCAATCGACACAGGTACAGAGCTGGCCATGTCTTCGGCACtcaaagtggaggaagaatgCTATGAGCAACTACTGAATACCGAAGATCGCCTAGAAGGCCTGGCTGCATTTGCGGAGAAGCGAAAACCTAAATACCTTGGAAAGTAA
- the LOC121974917 gene encoding probable enoyl-CoA hydratase 2, mitochondrial isoform X2, translated as MCPFHSLYIRSSLNGLRRTKPASVAAATAPLLHRFGSRRGLIIQTLAEMVKLERLTDLDSGIVELKLDRPEAKNAIGNAMLQGLQNALKTIGNDSSTNVVVISSSVPRVFCAGADLKERKLMTTSEVRQFVNSLRSTFLSLEFLSVPTIAVIEGAALGGGLELALSCDLRVCGEESTFSLPETGLAIIPGAGGSQRLPRIVGRSAAKELIFTGRRINGKEALSMGSIGNKDGEASNRHRYRAGHVFGTQSGGRML; from the exons atgtgtCCATTTCATTCCCTTTACATCCGCTCCTCTCTCAATGGCCTCCGGCGAACCAAACCTGCCTCCGTGGCTGCGGCGACGGCGCCACTTCTCCACCGTTTTGGCTCTCGGCGGGGCCTAATCATCCAGACACTGGCGGAGATGGTCAAACTTGAGCGCCTCACCGACTTGGATTCGG GAATCGTCGAGCTGAAGCTGGACAGGCCGGAGGCGAAGAACGCGATCGGGAACGCGATGCTTCAGGGCTTGCAGAATGCACTCAAGACCATTGGAAATGACTCTTCCACCAATGTGGTCGTCATTTCAAGTTCGGTTCCTAGGGTTTTCTGCGCCGGGGCCGATCTGAAG GAGCGGAAGCTGATGACTACTTCCGAAGTTCGGCAGTTCGTTAACTCTTTACGATCAACATTCTTGTCCTTGGAG TTTCTCTCTGTTCCTACTATTGCTGTTATTGAAGGAGCAGCATTAGGTGGTGGGCTAGAACTGGCTCTTTCATGCGATCTTCGTGTGTGTG GAGAAGAATCAACATTTAGCTTGCCGGAAACTGGTCTTGCAATAATACCTGG AGCTGGTGGAAGCCAACGTCTGCCTAGAATAGTGGGGAGATCGGCAGCTAAGGAGCTAATATTCACAGGTCGAAGGATCAATGGCAAAGAAGCCTTGTCTATGG GGTCCATTGGCAATAAGGATGGCGAAGCAAGCAATCGACACAGGTACAGAGCTGGCCATGTCTTCGGCACtcaaagtggaggaagaatgCTATGA